DNA sequence from the Colletotrichum higginsianum IMI 349063 chromosome 10, whole genome shotgun sequence genome:
GAGTCACAATGATTATAAGAACAGCCCCAGTAGCGCTTACTTTCTCTTCCACATCCTCATCTCCGGAGCGAATACCATTCTCGCGTTCTCTGTTTGACTACACATGTTCATCTTTCGTCGCTTTCCTCTTGAACATTCAAAATCTTTCAAGATGCCTGCCTCCCTGCGTCTCGTCTTTGTCATCACCCTGATTTCTTTCTTTCAAGTCGTCTTCGCTTCGCCAGCCATCGGTAAACCTGTGGGGACAACATTTAGCAGCGACGAAAGAGTAGCCGGAAAGAACATGTCAAGTCAGTGGCAGAACGCAAAGGAGCGAAATAGCATCAATTCGAGCGAGTGGGATAGCAAGAAGAGTCCAGCAGCCGACACGCCTTGGATCTTCTGCCCCGGCTACAGGGCCTGTAACCGCCACGGCGCCATGTCGCATGCTCGCAACATGGCCCGCGAGATCGACAACGGTGTCAAGCGCGTTAAGAACGCTGAGTTGTCTTTGCCAGTTGCTTGGCAACCCAACTGGAAGGAATGCTACGTCGAAATCCGCAAGTCCACGGTCAATGTCACGAGCTACTTGGGCGACAACCACATCCGCCTCAATGGCTTGCCACCTGTCTGCATTGCTCTCGCAACGACCATCACACATGCCGTTGACGGTTCTGTCGCCCTGATTGTTTGCGGCCCGGCCTGTATCGAGCACGAGAACATGACGGGCGAGCTCTTCGAGAAACTTCGGATCATGTTGAACCTTTGAGGGGTCTTCGAGGTTTTCAAATCTTCGACGGGCAGCGTTCGAGACAAGTGGGCGGTGGAGGTCCGAAACGAAAGATTCTTGGGCCACATTGGAGCCTTCAACCATAAACTTCTTGTCGTTCTTTTCATATTGTTATTTCATGTTACCACCCATGATCAAAATGTCACAGCAACCTCTATTTAATGAAGCTTGTCTCCTAATCAGTACATTTGTCCAAATCAGCGACATCggactctctctctgtgtTTATAACGTTGATCAGAAAAGTTCACTTTTTTGCGGTCTTCCTTGGCGATGGCATTTTGCTCACTGGACAGCTGCCCCCCCTGCCGCCTGCGGAATTAATCATACGCTACCACGTGTTGGCAATCATCATGGCGAATCTCATGTTGCGGCTTTGTGGTTGTGATACGTGGATGTTTCATATGCCCCTGGAGTGCCAAGATATAGATTCGAGTCGGACAGAAATCGTCGACTTGTCTCCTCATCACTTTCAAGATAATCAACAGGTCTTAGTACGTTCAAATAATGTTAAAATAAGCCCCTCCTAGCTATGACATTGTAATGCTGGGGGCCAAGAACATGAGGCATCTGATTGGTACTACATCACTTTTCACTCAACAAACTTCTTTTGCTCGTTCATGATATACTACAAGGGCCTCGTTGTAATCAAATTCACTGAAAAGAGTCTCACTCATTGTATAGAGGATGGCTGACATTCATGCTTCATACGGAAGAAATATTTTCACTGTCACGGATAGAAGGATGGCGAGATTGGTGAATGGAGTTAAAGGCTAAGAACCACGGTTACATGGGCTCCGGTTGTTCCGAGTTCCCAATTCATAGAAAGGAAGAGGGTTTTTCACTCCGGTTTGATCCTATTTAATTGAGTTATCGGTTGGGCTGTTGGATTATCACGAGTCCAGTAGGGTACCACCGGGTACCCAGACTTTGAAGAATTCGGATATTGGAGTGGAGGACTTCCTTGGCGGACGGCCTCAACGGGTCTCCATAAGGGGGAATATGATAGGACCCCAGGGCATTGGGAGCCCCCCGGAGCTCCGCCTGGGGAGCCTATATTTCTAGATGTTGGCTTTCGTCTTCCAACCCCtatgaagaagaaggcgggaGATGAACTTTAGTCACCTAGCCAGCCCTATCCTTAAGTTGACCTCTTCACTCTGTGTATCGGCCCTGACATGGGTGGACTTGTTTTGAACATCGCCGGTTTTCAACGATGCTTAAGCAAATTGGTGATTAGCTTTATGGTAAGGGTACAGCAGTTGAACGCAACAGATGTGTACCGGAATCAATCATCACATTCTATATGTTGAAGGATTCCACCTTTAgagacgagctcgacgctATCTCGAGCTGTTGGCAGAAGGAGCAGGTCGAATCAGAAAGACCCGCCCTCCTCAAACCTGCCAATATTGTCTCCCAAGCCTTTCGTGATTACTTTCTTCAACAGTTGCAATTCTCTCTGCTCCCTACTCGCTAGCTGAGAAATCCGCGCTCCATGCGGTGGTGATTACATACCAACCTCTTTGTTCTACCGGTCGGGTTCCTCGATGTCAGGGTCGCTATACGGAGTGAAGAGGTCAACCGAAAGATAGAGGATAATAAGAGACTAATTTCATCTGtagcctccttcttccctaGGCTAGAAAGCCGGGGGCCTATAAATCCCTATAAAGTTCCCCTAGGCGGAGCTCCAGGGGGTCATCGGTGTCCTAATCGCTATCTTAGGGGTCCATCGAGGTGGTCCGCCACAGGTTTCTTCTACTCTGATATCCAAATCCTTCAAGGTCTAGGCAACCGTTGGTGCCCTACTGGATTCGTGAGACTCAAAGAGAAGAGCTTGACATCAGTCTTCTCAAATATCGCAGAAGCGGGCAGAAACATCAAGTATGAGACATCGACTGATACAACGCGCCGAAGTGCGGAAAGGTTGTTCATGAGGTCATGCATTTTCATGAGCTTCCACGGGGGAACCACACATCGCAGTTCTGAAATTAACTCACAAAAGGTTCACCCTGAAATATGATATCATTCATTTTTTGGCGTCATCTAAAGTATTAGTGACTTTTTAGGGCTTAATTCAAGGCGTTGGAACCTGACCGTGATGGGCCGTTTGGTGTGGTACTTAGGGCACATTTCAGCAATTTGAAAGTTGCTTCCAAAAGAGTTCATTCTTGGCATTGAAACATCCAACATTAGGCAGATGCTGAACGACGTTGGTTGACATTTGAACTCACATAGATAGCTAGGCGAAGTTTAGGAACAATTTGAGCGATTACTGGCTCGGCGTTTCCTCAATACGCTCTCCAGGGTTGAGGCGGACGACTTTTGCTGGTCAAAGCTAACACAGCCTGCCCAAAGTGGTATTTCCCTGCAGTGGAAGAAACATTGTTTTAGTACCAAAAACAAGCTCTTTGGGGTCTGCACTTCCTCCCTAGATTATTGGCGTATGCCGTATCCCTGAGGCTGTCTGAGGCCGACGAGACAGCATGGAACCGAAAAGTCGCATGACTGGTATCGACTTGCTTGGCAAGGTGCATTTTATGAACCTTATCGCCCTCTTTTCCCCAGGAAGCAGTTAGCACGAATGAAAGACCGAAATGGCCTTCGCAGAATTCCTTGCTAAGATAAGGAGGCAGATAGGGTAGTAATCACCGAAGACGCGATGATAACTATGTAGACTGCTGTTGTTATTATGATATAATACGCGATTAGTGAGCGGAGCAGGCCCGACCATGTTACCAATGACGGGGAAATTCCGCGGAGTGCTTCCAGCCTAATGAACTAGTGGATGGAAGAATCAGGACGATGGAATCGGTTGGCTACTCAAGCAAAGATGTGGAGGCCAACATGGAGTTTGGTTCATCCCAGGAGACTCTTAGGTAGTTGGGTTCAGACGAATGCAATTCCGAGTCGATTTGTAGTTGAGCCAATCACGCTATTCGTTTGTGCCACGCCCAACAATCGGAGCCAAGTGCTGTAGGACCACATGACCGCTTCGACTTACTTTGTTCAGACGTCTGCGGTCACATGAGCCCGGCTGATTGTGATTGTCCGACAATCTCAGAGTTGGAAACTTTAATTCGGTGAAATATGTACGATGGAAATAAAGTATTTCTCGGTCTCGCAAGGACAGTCACGGCCACCAACCGTGTGGTACTGAAAGCTTATGGTATCGGTGAGTTCGAAATCGATCCAGAAGATGACACAACACCGACACCACTACAAGTCGTTGAGGAACGCGTACGCTTCTCGCTGAATTGGGAGTTCATATTGACTCTCGAACTCAGCAGATTCAGCAGTCTGTCCACCAAAACTGCCGCGAAAGATTTTGTCTACTGACTCAGGAAATTGCATCTGATCAAATGGAAGTAGGGGCAACCTGGCTATTGGCGTCTCAGATTGAGCTTTGCGCAAGGACTGTCAGTCAATAAGCTTCCAATCAAATTGCGTCAACTCGGGCGATCACTGCTTCTTTCATCGTCGTAGAAAAGTATCTCCGTCGTTTCTTGCACCCGCCTCCAtgcttttttccccttcccacAAAATTTCGTTGTGGGATCTGACACTGCCTCTCCGCCATCTGGACACGCTGCAGGTAGTGCAGCATCAGGGTGGGATGCATGCACCAAGACCGATCAGCGTACAACAGCAAGAATCTGGGGATTCCTCAACTCTAAGAACGATCATCGCGGGGAAAGAAGCGATGATTCTGCGAGCCCAGCTTGAGAGATGCTTTGGCCATTCGTGTTTTGGTATGACAGTTGCCAAGAATGACATGACGGTGGGTTTGGAGATCGTTATCCTGCCCACAACTTCCATTACCGTATCGACACAGCTGCCACAGCATGACGTCTCCTTACTGTAGTTCCGACTCAAGGATTCCAACCAATCATACCTGTTCACGCAGCAGACGGCTGCTCGCGATCAATAGAATGTGTTGACGCATCGAGGCGGCAGCCCATGTAAACCGATGGCGTGACATGCGCGGCATCCCCGCGGCCATGCGATTGGTCATGACATGAATAGGATATCTAGGGTAATTGCAGATGCACATCTTTGCCAGACTTAGGATCTCGCGAGCAAACGACCTTCCGCTTTGGGCTCGTGGTCTTCAGAGTAGAGCTCATAGCCAACTGTGAAACCCAATCTCAGCTGGTATTGGTGAAGAGTCTAGGCCAAGGCCATGTCTGTCCTACGTGCTGCAATGCCGTACTACGATTCGTCCGCACGTCGAATTGGTCCGGAGCTGCACTAATCGTCTGGGTTTCCCTAGATTGTGGACTAGGAACCCATTGCCATTAACCTTAATGCCAAGATTAAGACAAACGCTGGGACTCCAACATGACAATGATTATGTTTCCATACCAAGATGAGCacccgacgaggccgccgggcGAGTCAAGAAACATCGGATGAGGTGCTCCCGTTTCGACACGCCACGAAGCCACCTCATTGGGTGTCCTCGGGATGGCACCAAGATCGGTTTGCCCCAAGCGCGCCTCGTGGCCGGCAACTCCATGGAAGCATTATAGGCTAAAATGAAGGCGAAAGTAAGTACACTCACCACTCAGAACCCGTTGTGGCGAGGTAATCGGTCTGCCGCCGACAGTAGTGTGGAGCACTCCCCGGATGGCCAACCGGCTGCGACCCTTTCTTAACCTGCTTCCGTTCAAGTCATCCTGCCGAAGCTTCCGTTCCCAGTACACACATGCTGTTATGCGGACCGGCAGTCGGGAACCCTTTCAGCCTTACAGAGTATTCTTGCCGGAGAGGAGTGTCAGTTCAACTAGTGTCTTCAGGTCCAAGATGAAAAGTCTACACAGTAGCACCTCGCGTCATTCAAGAAAGCTGGATAGCGTCATCCGCGGCCATCCGGTCCACTCCTCACGCGTTTTCTCCAAAAAACATTAGAGATCTACCACCAGGTGACGCCCATCGCCCTCCACAATGTTGTAATGGAAAACATTTGGGttttggggggaggagaaggggttGCGCAGTATGCAAGGCACAGACGGGCCTGGCAGCACGCAAAAGGCCTTATCCCTAGTCAATATCAGTCCTACTTTAATATGGTCCCCACGTCTTTCATTCACGCTTGCGGAATTCCAATTCCATCCCCGCACACTTGCGTGTGTTGCCTGACTAGCATCAACCCGGCCAAAGGGGTCCATGTCAGAACTATTTCGGAAGTGATCAGCTATCTGAGACGAACCACTGTGGACGTTTGGATGGATATTACCTATACCAAGCTCGTGCCTAGAATAAGAGAAACATCTTGCGTGATTAGGTGGACTCGTATAAGATAGGTAGAGTCGGGACCATCTACCTCCATTAGCCCTGTTTCTCGTCACTCCCTCAGCTCTTCACAAACACAGTCGTTCTGTTTGATACAGTCAATCTTTTTCGCATTGCTATTCGTTTCTAATTCAACATGTCTTACAACTCATTCTCTTTGAAGCATATATTGCTGGGCGCGACTCTCCTCCATGGACTTACTCTCGCCTCTCCCATCGGCGATCTCGCTCCCCGAGCCGTCAAAGTTGTCGACGCGCCCGTTGCCGAAATCACGCCCAATGTCATCCACCACGGCCCTCTCGATGACGAGGGTCTACGGCGCCTGAAGGACTCTTTGATCAGTCCAGCACGCCGGAGGTCAATGCCCGAACCTCACAGAGTGAAGCGCCAGCTCACTCCCACAAGCACAATCCAAGGCAGTCTTACGGTTACTACCAAGGATGCTTTCGTGTCTattgatgttggcgaactcgaCCTTATAGACAGCGACTCGGCCAACTGCCACTCCCAAGTGATCAACGGACCCGTCAATGGCATCCAGATGTTCATGGGAGCGGCCAACATTCGTGCCATGAATGTCACCAGTGCCACCGGGAACACGACCCAGATCCTCTCCGTAAGATCCTATCCTTCATGCCCTCTCTGAGTCTCTGACTAATCTGATGGGCTGTTTGCAGAACCTCACAGACACCAGCAAAGATGCCGGTGTTTTCGTTTTCGACGCCAACGACAAAATCAAGGAGTTCAGCGTCCGGGAGAGTAGGGGAACCCTTCACGGCTTCAGCTTCACAACGGAGAGCGGAAAGTCATACACGGCAGACGCGACGGCGTTGAAGGACCCGCCCCCCATGGTCAAGGTCCCAATCGGTTCCGGAATCCTGGCCCGCATCCGCGTGGAGTACTGTGATGTCGGTCTCTTTGGCCACATTGGcttcgacttcctcgacgaaCTCCAGTCCATATCCATCAGCAACATCGCCTACT
Encoded proteins:
- a CDS encoding Natterin-like protein, which codes for MSYNSFSLKHILLGATLLHGLTLASPIGDLAPRAVKVVDAPVAEITPNVIHHGPLDDEGLRRLKDSLISPARRRSMPEPHRVKRQLTPTSTIQGSLTVTTKDAFVSIDVGELDLIDSDSANCHSQVINGPVNGIQMFMGAANIRAMNVTSATGNTTQILSNLTDTSKDAGVFVFDANDKIKEFSVRESRGTLHGFSFTTESGKSYTADATALKDPPPMVKVPIGSGILARIRVEYCDVGLFGHIGFDFLDELQSISISNIAYSGFTNDFMPAGPGQTMTVGSQIVDNRNSSAEQTITLWTTDTVTKSRTVSVSNMWNIGTTHTIEAEVSVPFIGKSKTSHAFTWGFTRTTGTEETESETLTKTATINLKCPPFKYCVGSSFFTIFKLDVDIEATFRAKTKTGHDFSWMQKGKYKGADSLALQLQVDEADNVIAKRATKIKQS